In one window of Hevea brasiliensis isolate MT/VB/25A 57/8 chromosome 10, ASM3005281v1, whole genome shotgun sequence DNA:
- the LOC131169748 gene encoding receptor-like kinase TMK4, producing MLHPFFSLSFLSLLFSTTIADDSIAMSKLATALDLSVPQSWATDNNADYCKWNGIGCDASNRVVEIMLSNENLYGTLPSELSTLSHLQILYLQQNHLSGPLPSLANLSLLQELRLEDNSFSFIPQGFFQGLTSLTDFRISQNTNLDPWTIPVHIAESGSLIIFEATQANIEGTIPDMFASLPGLQNLDLAYNNLTGTLPASFANSAIQNLRLNYQQMGLSGTIDVLSSMTQLNQVWLMGNQFTGSIPDFSKCEFLFDLQLRENKFTGIVPASLITLPRLLNVSLSNNKLQGPVPEFPSNISLDIDANNFCVATPGVPCNPQVKTMLEIAGAVEYQEILSDSWRGNDPCSNWAFVTCDEQNISTINFGKQHFSGTISPAFVNLTALTNLYLNDNNLTGSIPDSLTKLTQLKVLDVSNNNLYGKIPAFSSSVKLIARPGNPSLGIDTGSGGNSTGKGSRGNWVLPSVISGAFIAVISFIAFGLLVLFKYNGVSRKVNHQENVTAQAKQKNCHVIGGHADFSMQLIRQVTDNFSENNILGKGGFGVVYKGELQEGTKIAVKRMKATTMANTKGMNEFQAEIAMLSKVRHRHLVSLLGYCVHGIEGFLVYEYMPRGTLAQHLFEWRERGYPPLTWKQRVSIALDVARGVEYLHSLAQQSLSFIHRDLKPSNILLGDDMRAKVSDFGFVKNAPDGKNSLVTRVAGTFGYLAPEYAKTGKVTRKVDVYAFGAILMEMITGKKAIDDTMEEEGWMHMHLVTWFREVLINKENISNAIDQAINPDEETLGSICVVAELAGHCTTPNRDQRPDMGHAVYVLAPLVEPWKPTSQEEEDQHTFEVPQCILNLENNI from the exons ATGCTTCACCCATTCTTTTCTCTGTCATTCCTGTCTCTCCTTTTTTCTACTACCATAGCAGATGACTCCATCGCCATGTCAAAGCTAGCCACTGCCCTCGACCTCAGCGTCCCCCAGAGCTGGGCCACCGATAACAACGCTGATTACTGCAAGTGGAATGGGATCGGATGCGACGCCTCCAACCGCGTCGTAGAAATCATGCTTTCCAATGAAAATCTCTATGGCACCCTCCCATCTGAACTCTCTACCCTCTCGCACCTCCAAATACTCTATCTCCAGCAGAACCATCTTTCCGGTCCTCTCCCTTCTCTCGCCAATCTAAGCTTGCTCCAAGAACTACGTCTTGAAGATAACAGCTTTAGTTTTATCCCTCAAGGCTTCTTTCAAGGACTTACCAGCTTGACTGACTTTCGCATAAGCCAGAATACAAATTTAGATCCTTGGACTATCCCTGTTCATATTGCTGAATCTGGAAGTCTAATAATTTTCGAGGCAACTCAAGCTAACATTGAGGGGACTATACCTGACATGTTTGCCTCGCTTCCAGGATTGCAGAATCTGGACCTAGCTTACAACAATTTGACAGGAACTTTGCCTGCATCATTTGCAAATTCAGCAATCCAGAACTTGAGACTCAACTACCAGCAGATGGGGTTGTCAGGTACCATTGATGTTCTATCGTCGATGACACAGTTAAATCAGGTTTGGCTCATGGGGAATCAGTTTACTGGCTCAATTCCAGATTTCTCAAAATGCGAGTTTTTGTTCGATTTACAGCTAAGAGAAAACAAGTTTACAGGGATTGTGCCAGCCTCCTTGATAACACTTCCTCGTTTGCTAAATGTTTCTTTATCAAACAACAAACTGCAAGGTCCTGTCCCCGAGTTTCCAAGCAATATTTCGTTAGATATCGATGCTAACAATTTTTGTGTGGCGACTCCTGGTGTTCCTTGTAATCCACAGGTGAAAACAATGCTGGAAATTGCAGGTGCTGTGGAATATCAGGAGATACTGTCCGATTCTTGGCGAGGAAATGACCCTTGCAGTAATTGGGCATTCGTTACCTGCGATGAACAGAATATTAGCACCATCAACTTTGGAAAGCAACATTTTTCAGGAACTATATCTCCAGCATTTGTCAATCTTACAGCTTTGACGAATTTGTATCTGAACGATAATAACTTGACAGGTTCCATTCCTGATAGCTTGACAAAATTGACTCAACTCAAGGTTCTTGATGTCTCCAATAACAATCTTTATGGGAAAATCCCAGCTTTTTCATCTTCAGTGAAGTTGATTGCAAGGCCAGGGAATCCCTCCCTTGGGATAGACACAGGTTCAGGTGGGAATTCTACTGGAAAAGGAAGTAGAGGTAATTGGGTATTGCCATCTGTAATTTCTGGTGCTTTTATTGCTGTTATCTCCTTCATTGCTTTTGGTTTGTTGGTGCTGTTCAAGTATAATGGGGTGTCAAGGAAAGTGAACCATCAGGAGAACGTGACTGCACAAGCCAAGCAAAAGAATTGTCATGTTATTGGGGGACATGCTGATTTTTCGATGCAACTTATTCGACAAGTGACCGATAATTTTAGTGAGAACAATATTTTGGGTAAGGGAGGTTTTGGTGTGGTTTATAAAGGTGAATTGCAGGAAGGAACTAAAATTGCTGTGAAGAGGATGAAAGCTACAACAATGGCTAACACGAAAGGAATGAATGAGTTTCAAGCTGAGATAGCAATGCTTTCAAAAGTAAGGCACAGGCACTTGGTTTCTCTTTTGGGTTACTGTGTACATGGCATTGAGGGTTTCTTGGTCTATGAGTACATGCCTCGGGGGACTCTGGCACAACATTTGTTTGAATGGCGTGAACGCGGATACCCTCCTCTTACCTGGAAGCAGAGGGTCAGCATTGCACTGGATGTGGCGCGAGGAGTGGAATACCTGCACAGTTTAGCTCAACAGAGTCTGAGTTTCATTCATAGAGATCTGAAGCCTTCAAATATACTTCTTGGGGATGATATGAGGGCTAAGGTCTCTGACTTCGGTTTCGTTAAAAATGCACCAGATGGAAAGAATTCTTTGGTGACAAGAGTGGCAGGAACATTTGGCTATCTTGCACCTGAATATGCTA AAACTGGAAAAGTGACAAGGAAGGTGGATGTTTATGCATTTGGAGCAATTTTGATGGAGATGATTACAGGTAAAAAAGCAATAGATGATACAATGGAAGAGGAAGGGTGGATGCATATGCATTTGGTGACATGGTTCCGCGAGGTCCTGATAAACAAGGAGAACATCTCAAATGCAATTGACCAAGCCATCAATCCAGACGAGGAGACCTTAGGGAGCATTTGCGTAGTGGCTGAATTAGCAGGGCATTGCACCACCCCTAACCGCGACCAAAGACCAGACATGGGCCATGCAGTCTATGTCTTGGCACCTCTTGTAGAACCGTGGAAACCTACCAGCCAGGAAGAAGAGGATCAACACACTTTTGAAGTTCCACAATGTATCTTGAACTTGGAAAACAACATATAG